ATGCAGTTTCCATCACGGTCGCTTTATCACTAAGCTACGAGAGTCGTGTATAAACCACAAGAACATCACTGTTGTTGAGACAGAGGTTGTCAAGACGCTGCGCGGAGAGGTGTCGGATCAGATTCTCGGTGTTGAGAGTCGCACAAAGAACAAGGAGACCGgtgtcaaggagaaggattACTACTTTGGACAGTTGACCATTATCGCTGATGGTTACGATTCCAAGTGGCGTCAGGAGGTTCTCAGGACCAAGCCCAAGGTCTGCTCAAAGTTCTACGCTCTTGAACTCATAGACTGCGATCTTCCTGAACCTGGCCACGGCCATGTCATCATTGGCAACGCCTTCCCTATCCTTCTCTACCAGATCGGCACTCACGAGACCCGCGCTCTTATCGATGTGCCTCAAGGTATCCCCGAAGCCTCGCCTGAGAATGGCGGTGTTCGTGGATACATCCGCAACTATGTCCTTCCTGCACTCCCTACTAGCATCCGACCATCAGCTgagaaggctcttgaggATGGCAAGATTCCCCGAAGCATGCCCAACAGCTGGCTTCCTCCTACGAAACAGCGCGCCAACGGAGCCATTCTCCTCGGTGACGCTATGAACATGCGACATCCTCTTACTGGTGGTGGTATGACTGTCGCATTCAACGATGTTGTCATCCTTGCCGAGGAGTTGCACCCCAGCAAGGTGTCTGATCTCGCTGACAACAAGGCCATCAACAATGCGCTTGACCAGCTTTACTGGAAGCGCAAGCCTTTGACCGGTATCATCAACGTCCTCGCCCAGGCTCTGTACTCCCTATTCGCAGCCAACGACCGTCAGCTCCGTGCTCTTCAATACGGTTGCTTCAACTACTTCAAGCGCGGCTCAACTGACGGTCCCGTCGCTCTCTTGGCTGGTATGCTCCAGCGCCCCTTCATCCTCGCCTaccacttcttctccgtTGCATTCCTCGCCATCTGGCTCAACGCCTGCACCGTCGTTGGCTGCGGTATCTTGGGCATCTTCAAGGCTCCTCTCGCTATCATTGATGCCGTTCTCATCCTCTGGAAGGCATGCATTGTCTTCCTTCCCATCATGTACCGAGAGACATTCCAGTAAATCTGGAATTtggaaaaaaaaaagaagagaaaagagcaTGATGTGTTTAAGTAGCGAGAGCTGCGGCGTTTATGGAGCTTTGGCTTGGGACTTTTATGTCGAATTTTAAAACGAATCTAAATTTCTTTCAGAAATGGGAGACATTAGAGCCGAGGGACGATTGTACATATGCCCCTTTTCATGGGTGGTTATGAGACATTTGAGCATTTCGGAGTGTTGAGCGGGAGTGGGTTTTTGTTAGATACACACACACATACGCATGCTTGATCCCCATACTACCTGTGGTCAGAAATTGGGAGATATAAGTAGATTATCATTTCAAGATTAATATTAATTGCAACTGAACTTCACTTTACTGCGTCTTGTTAGCCTAACCGTGTGTAGGGCGAACCGTTTATGTTCATGTAATCGATAAATTTGTCGACTGTGTGTTTTATTCAACTAGACATGATCATTGCGATTACTGAGCATTCACGCTCATATCCTGCCTGATCCCTTGACCTCCATCCTATGTCAATCGTCTTCGATAGACACCAAACATCCAACTCGCTCTCAGCACCGCAAGGCCAATAGCCATCTTGATACTGTCCTGAATGACGTTGAGCTTGCTGCCACCAACCTCGTGCCACTCAATGGGCACTTCAGCAACCTTGATGCCGGGACTGGTGCCAATAACACTGCCATCGTGGCCAAGAACTGGTGTCGCGGGTGCTGACTCTGCGAGCATGAGCATCTCGATGTCGAAGATCCACCCCTCAGTGTGCATGTAGGGAATGATGTGTGGGAGGGATGCTCgcgagaagagcttgaagccGCATTGGGTGTCGCGGATGCGCGATGTTGCAGGGGGTGTTAGGATCATGAGCACGAGATGGAAAGATCGCATGAGGAAGTTTCGTAGAGCCGAGCGCTAGTTGTGTTAGTTGATACAATTTTCATAGACGAGAGGGTTAGTTTACCTTAACAACGGCTTCGCTGCCGACGAGATGAGCTCGACTTCCAATAGCAACGCCGCGGTACGATCCATCAACTACCTCCTCGCATCCTTCAATGAGCTTACCAGCATCGGAGAAACGGGATGcgccatcagcatcagcgAATAGGACGTATTCGCCCCTCACATGTCGGAAACCATGAGTAGTCGCTCCGCCCTTGCCTCTGTTGCGAGCAAGTGAGACAACTCTAAGAATGTCATGGAGGCCGTGTTCTTGGGCAAACTTGAGGACAACATCCACTGTCTTATCCTTGCTCCCATCATCGATAATTAAGATCTCATATCCGCCGAGATCCTCCTTAGGAGCGTTCCGAACATGTCTCTTAGTCGTAGGACTCGCTCCGCTAGGTCCAGCTTGTTTGCTTCGGCCAAAGTGTTCATCGAGATAAGTGACAGCCTCTTCGAGGGTCGGGATAACGCGATCTTCTTCGTTGTAGGCTGGGAAGACAACGCTCAGACGCACTTCGGCGGGTTCGATGTTTCCAGCATCGGGAGTAGGGAATGCTTCATCGGGGCGGACGTGCTGCTCGCTAGCCTGTCGCTCAGCGAGCCAGCGATCGTACCAGCAGgggagaggttgaggctgtGTGCGCCCTTCAGTGGGATGGCTGGTAAGGTAGGTCTTTTCGGAGGCGTAGACGGGTCGAGGCTTTGGCGCGACGAGATGGAGGATGACATAGAGCTAGGAATGGTGAGCTTGCGATTGCGCGGGGCCCTAGAGGGGTTCAGTGCAGTGCATACCCCAAGAAGTGCCAGCGCAATAAACGCGATAAATAATGACAGAAGAATGTAGACTGGCGTTGCTTCAGCCCAAGCCCATAAAGGCTTGAGAAACTCCGCGGGCGGTTCGATAGCCATGCTGGCGGAGGGGGGAGGTTGCTTGATGCGACTCGCGACTGCGGAGATGCAGCGATGAAAAGGCGAGTGTTTGTAGAATTAAAGCGCGCTCATTTGAGATGTCAATTAATTTGGTGCAACGTACACAAGGAAAGGAAAATAAAAAAGGCGAACGCGCCCGTGGGCGAAGAAAGATTTAGAGTATGAATGCGGTGCGTTGCTTGTGATTATACAGCATGAGAAGGCCACGAAGCATGAATGAGGCGTTGCATCTAATCTATGATTACATAGCAACAGGCGCGGGTGCCAAAGGGTGCTATAATGAAGATGGTAGGGATCGGCAGGGACCAAGTGGTGAAATGACCAGTAGGAAACTGCCGAGGCTAATATTTTTAGAACAATTGAAGACATTTATGAGAATAACCACGTTTGATCGTTTACTCAATTATAGTCATACTTCAAGAATTATATGAGACTTTAGATTATATTTTTCAACGTCAGACCATACACGACCTGAAGAAACCAACATGCGATAAGAATATACAGCCTCCCCTACTACCTCCGCTCAGGGAGTCTAAGCTTTGCGACTTAGAAGATCAATCAGACTGAGTCAACTGGATTAACCGCATTTGATTATTTAGGTAACAAACTCAATTACAACCCCTGTAGCAGTGGCCTTCATGACATCCACAAGGATCGCGATCGATGGAGAACAGAATGTGAACGTGAATCGTTGTCTTAGTTTCATTTCAGTAACAGTTGGTCCCAGCCAACGAAGAATGACCTGATGCCATTGCAGCCAAAGCCTAAAGCTAAAAAGTATGTACGTACAGTAAAGGAAGAACCCGAAAGGttctagaagaagaggctAAACGCTATTATACATGAAGTAAAGGGCTTAGCTCGGTTCAGATTCCTGCTCTGAACCAAGTCTAAACAGAGTGTGGCgtactttttttttcttttagtGTAAGATTTCTGCCAAGATGTGTCAAACTCGACGTCGGAATGCCCGAGAGGGGCCCCATATCCAATGCTTGCTTTCTCTCCCCCACAAGACGACCCCTGTAGCTTTCTTTTTTGGTCTTGTTGGGTTGCTCGCTTTCGCATTCTTTCAGAACTTTGAGTACCATGTCCTGCTCGATCTCAATGGAGAGCTTGGTGGACGGATCGGTGTAAGTTGATGGACCTTGTTGGGCCGAAGCGTGGGTGATAGCAGGGAGTCAGTCCCTTGCTGGTTTTTTGGTTTGTAGCTCGTGATCATGTCTGAGAAATCGCCCTCCAGGGGCAGAAATCTCATCAAGTACAAGCTTAGATCATGACACCAGTCTGGAAACGCTCAGCGAGCCGATCCCGGGGGTCAGGGGATACAGTGTAGGCCAAGCCATACTGAGGACCTCGGACAActtccttgcccttgagagAAATGGGATGATGGAAAGTTGGCGCAGGAGAGTACTCATAGATGTGCGCAGGCTCAAAGTGATGCACAGGAGAGTGACTTCTAGGGCTGATGTCTCCATCGTAGTCAGTCTCGCTCGGTTGATAGGTAGTGCTGCAGCTACCACTGGTGAAGGGAGACGCCGTTGATGAGCCGGGGAAGTTCATCTGAATGTGGTGATTGTCGTGCATGGCATCAGCAACCGCTTTTGCCGTTCGCTTGCGGTTCTCAGCGCGAACCTTGGAGCGGTCGTGATGACGGGCACCAGCTGGACCGACGTTGACTGAATCGCATGCTGCGTGTGTGGGAACATGGCGATATCTTGGTGTGGGTTTTGTTGCCTTGGGTTGCTCTACttctttggccttggcgatctcCTTGTGATCGCGAGCACGCTTGATGGAACTGAGGATAGAcatggttgttgatggatATATAAGTTGAAGAGATGCTGATGCGATATGATGTGAAGTATATAAGTGGATGTGTTAttattgtattgtattgtatgTTGAAATAGTATGAAGAGAAAGGAGTCGTTTTCTCAACGGGCGAAGTGGTCTAGATATAACAAGAGGCTGAGGATAGTAATAACTGAAGTAATGCGTTGGAGACTGGCGTCAAAGTTGAGCGAGCATCAGTGTCGAAAAAGAACCTGACGGCCCGCAACGGCGTTGGAATAGCCGATCTTTACTGAGTTCGAGACCCCCGAGACTTACAAGTCAAGCTGAGGGTCTTGGTCTAAAGGGCGTTAAAGCGAAGCGCCACAGACGCACCAACCCCTGCGGATCCGTGAAACAGGCCCAGCCCTTTCTCAGCCAGTGTTTGCTCATGAGGCGCTGCGTTGAAACGACTATGAGGCAATCCAGGGGCTATTGGATGGAATGGGGGAACTATCTATGCAGAGCGTTGAGCCACATGTTGCAGATCTTTTTTCCAACATGATTCAGAGCATGATTATGACTCTCGTCATGTTGAGAAAAATATTATTGTTTTTGTGAATCTAACTTTTGACGCTGAGGGAGTTTGGCATTGCGAGGGTGGACTCAGTATGTCATCGCCCAGGCCCAGGTCTGCCCATGTCTTAGACGACATCCATGCTAGTTTCCGCCTCGCGTGTGAAGCCGTAACTTCCAGAAACCACgtgttgatgaagacggACAGAATCATTGATGGAGATGTCATCAATCGTCGATTGCAATGTCACCAGTCGAAAAGTTACATATCTAGAATCGAAGATTGAGATGTCACCACTCGAGGTTTAATATGTGACCACGCCCACAAGAAATGTCACCAACCGTTCGATTGACAGCTTCTACAACCATCGAACTGCTCATCGAGGTATACTTATCCCTGTCCCTGTCTCTAGCCCTATCCCTGTATGTACTATCGGCAGCCATACGCCATCCGTGTATCTTTGCGGCACCGTGTTCTCGGTCTCGCCCCTTCGGTATAACCAATACGTGAAGAAGACTCTGAGAAGCTGTTTGTTAGTTCAGCCAGCCTTTCCAAAGCAAACACTCTGAGTGGCTCGTTGCCGAGTCTTCCAGACCGTGTGTTTAAAACGCCACCAAGGCTGGGGTGTAGCCAGCGCCTGGCGGCGCAGAGACAGCTGAGTAAACCGTGTCAGATCATTCACTTTTACCTGCCAAGACCAAAAATCTAACGCTCCTCGGCGTTTCTGTCACTGCCGATGCCGGGGGCAGTTGTTCAGCGTAAGAGCTGTGGAGAATACTGAGATGATGGCTTCGCTCACTCGGTGATCCGAAGAAGCCGCTGACCCAAAAGCTCATGGAGCCTTTAGGGCCCGATCCAGCGACAGAGCTTACATCAGTTTCTATTTCTGCATCTGTGGAGGTAAGGATTTATCCGTTGCTGCACTATCGTAGTCATTTCTTTGCCATACGAGGTGCTTTCGTGTTAAAAGACCGCTTACACGTCATGTCGAAACAGTTTTCCCATCTCAAACGCCTCATCTACGTCAATTgcacaaaaaaaaaaaaaaaaaaaaaacagtTGAAAATAGACCCTCCAACGGTCTTGTGCCTCTTTTCTTCAGATTATTGACCAAAATAGGTCGACATGGCTTCTCTACAGCCTAGATCTGCACAGAATCCATATCGTGGCGTCAGTCATCGCACCCGAAGTGTTTCGGCCTCATTGATTGTCTGAACTTACCGGCATCTCGGATCGATTCTGTGGCTTTTGAGCCCCTGGCTAAAACACGTAGACGCCTCTTTCGCCTCACTGTTGACTCGCAATTGCGTACTGCAGCTTGGCGTATCATCATTGTGCTTTTATCGTAAAGCAGTAGTCGCAAAAAGGTTCCATTGTCGTGCATAAGCCCAGAGGGAACGTGCTGTGTGTCTGCAGGTTTGACAGTCCGGGACCCCCTGTCCTTGGCTGTCAGAGCAGATCTGCACCAGGGATGTACCCCAGGCCAAGCCACCACGCGACCAAAGAGACTCTTGAACGAATTCTTCTTGGTTGATCTTTTGATTTAGGAGCTTAAGCTCCGTAGCATTAAAAAGATAACGGTAAGCATCGGATCAAAGTGGTACTGTAAATGGGTCAACTCATAAGAAAAGACACAAAAGATCAATAGAGACAAGATGGATCATGACGATCCCCCACTATTTGCCAGTTCCAAGAACTCACCCAAACTCGATTAGGCTGTCGTCTCACGCTAGAAGCTTTAGAAGCCAGACCAGACTTCCTAGAAGAGCTTAGTACTTTAGCCTTCTGGCGTTGCAATGCCCTGCCAAGGTCAGATCAGATCTAACCTGCCCCATTTCCATTCCACGCTGCATGAGGATACGGTTAGATCCAGGATAACCAACAAGGCTTGGCTTGTTTCGCTATCACGAATCCCCTGGCGGTGAAGCCGACTCGACTGAGAAAACTGCTTGAGTTGTTTCGTTGATGACTCAGGAACTTGCATCTTGGCTTACATCAAAGCTCTTGTTCAACGTGAACGCCTTTCTTTGATGCACCATTGTGGAAAACCGCCAAGAGATGAAAGAATGTTGGTTGACAATAAATTATACCGTAGTGTATCTTGTGAATAGAATAAGCCTCTCTCCTGTATAGACCTTCTCTCCCCAGGCAAGCCTCGTTCTCTTGGCCTTCGCTGCTTTCGCGCTCgctttccttctcctcattATATCGCAACACCTTCAGCTCTCCAGGCTCAATAGTCTACAACTTTTACTTTCCTCAGTGATATTGGCGAGGTGTCGACCGTTACGGGAAAGGATGATTCTGAATTAGCTCGTTATGGTCATGAGGCGACCGTTACTGCTGCCTCGTGGATAAATGCTGATGCCTCTTTGggcagaggaagagaaccAACACAGCTGACCACGATGTCCACGTTGCTCAACAGTCTCTTTTTCCTATATTAGGAACACTAAGAGACTCGATTGGGTTACTATTGAACACTAAACTGTAATCTATTAACGTCTGGAAGCTCTCAAGAGCTACCAGGTAGCTCGATGGGGCAGTGAGAAGGCTATCATGCGGTCGCATTTGTATCCGGTGCTCGTGCTCGATGCCGATAAAGCACGGTGCCGTGGCTTTGGCCCTCAACTAATAGTTCTCCTGATAAAGACACCCAAGTAGATAAGGGCGCCTGGCGTCTCAGTGACATGCGATAAGAATGTTGGGCATGTCACGCCGTCGATGGTGAGCTCTTTCGATTGAGTTCTGTAGCTTCTTAGCTgtcatcaacctcagcaTCGACAAGATCATGATCCCTTATTTGCGTGGCATTTCTCTCTTTGTGTGCTGGCGCTGATATATCTGTCTCATTCCTCCCTTTATTTACTATCACACATTGGGCTTGAAGCTATTTTATGCTCCCTGAACTCACGATGCGGGGAAATAAACCTTGCCCAGGGAAATATTGACAGCTTAAACCACTTAAACCGACTCGGCCCTACACGTTCCTGCAGTAGGAGTAGCGTCATGATTTAACTCAAAAGTTGAGTTTAATTGTCCCTGTCGATCACTTTTCGCATAAATATCGATTAAAGTTAGGAGACGGGAGAATTATGTAAAGTAAGTGGAAGAATAATGGATTGACCTCTACTTATAATTGATTGACAGATGGAAGAAACATGTGATCTGATGCAAGTTCCCATACCTGATACAAGCACGCAAAGGCTGAGCTAACTGCTTGTCCAGTTTGATTGAAGGATCCAGGCATATCCGGCCAAGCTCCATATTCTCCCGGTAACGTGCATTTACAATAGCTGCTTTCACGCGACTCTCACGTGAATCCCACGCTTGTAACAAAGAATCAACGTCACTCAacacaaacaaacaaacaatcGAATTGTCAACATATGACGATGGGCCGCTGCATGATGACACTTGCAAACAATACAGACTACCTTATCTGCATAAGGGCCGAACTTGAGAGCCATTGTCCTGGTAATAAACGAAGCCTTGCATTACTGCCTAGCAATTATTGCCACTCAATTCGtatttcttgttgttgatattTTCTTGATAAGTTATATTTAGTTCGTGGTTGCATCATTGCCTCCATTACGACACTCTTCAATGTCTTGACAGGTTCAGGGGTCTTTTTGTCTCTGGTCGCGCAATTGATAAGAAACTGGAGAAACAAGCTTTGATTGGACGAGAACCACTTGTTTCCTTTTTTTCACTTCTCCAGACCCGCGTCATTTTTTCAAAGTGGCAACACCAGATACCGCACCTGATTGGACGATAGGCTCCTTTTCCACCAGCCTCACTGTGGCTGAGACGACGTTGGTAAGGCAGGGCCCCCTCCCCTCGCCCCCCGAAGAGGATCCCAAGGCCTAAACCCAACACCATCTGGCAGCCTGGTCACGCGCATTGCCCACCTCAATCCGCATTTCTCGACAGCCTCAAACGGTCTCTCGATATATATCGGTCCCTTATCGTTAAAACCGACCCAAAATCAATTTCTTGGCCCCGGATTCCGCCTGCCGCATACCGAGTTCACGGCTCTGTACGGCTGCCTGTCTGTCGCCGAAGTCGCTTTCCGCTTCCGCTTGTCGCGCCTTCCTTTTCCCGCGGTCGTCGCTCCCTCCTTCCCGCCGATTGCTTCCGTGGCGTGTCGCCAACCTACAGTAGTTGTCCAACGCACACCGACCCGCCCGATTTTCGCCCGCGCCCCATCTCGATAGATTCCTATTGCATGGCGCATTGAAGCACCGTCGCTCGCTTTTTATTGTATCAATTTTTTTTTTGATAGCGGCGCCGGCTGCGCATCTCGCATAATCAGGATATCCTGACGTTCCACTGTCGCGCACCATCTGCGCGCACCGTAAGGAATCGTGGCGGCGCTTACGATTCTGAGTCCCAACGAACCATCGGAGCTGTCCTTGCAACAGCACCTCGAACTTGCCCCGGATTTGGTTGCGTATACGAACCTCACTGTCGAGGGAGAGCCCGAGTCTTTGATGATGGCACAGCCCGTGCCTCATCAGCCCACCGATAAGAAGCGCGTCAAGGTCTACGAACTCCGCAACAATGACTGGTTCGATCGAGGCACCGGCTTCTGCAGCGCGAGCTTTGAGACTGTatgttgttgatgtcctTCCAATTCTGCATTTTGTATGCACTTTTGCGCCCGGGATTAGTTGCTGACTGTAGCGCCTGCAGCTTGAGGATGGTCGCAAAGAACCGCGCGTCATCGTTGAATCAGAGGATCATCCCGACCGTCTTCTGCTAGAAACAAAAATTCAAAAAGAAGATGGATTCCAGAAACAGCAAGGCACGTCACCATGTCCGAGATGCGCATTAAAAGACGTCATGTGTCTAACCTAACTCACAGATACACTGATTGTGTGGCAGGAACCTAGTAGTGGAGTTGACATGGCACTCAGTTTTCAAGAAGCCGAGGGATGCGCCATGATATGGTTCGTACTGTTAATCAGCAACACATAACTTGTGTACTGACATCCAATAGGCGTTTTGTGAGCAATGTTCAACAGACATTTCACAACCATCTGCCAGGAGCCGGTATGCAAGACCACTCATCACCTAGGGACTACGATACTGATAACCAATGCCTAGATGACGGCCTTTCTGACGATCTCCCTATCGACGCTCCGCCGGCTATCAACTTGCCCACAGCCGAACTTGGAAATCTCGGAGATATCGAACAGACTATGCGGATGATGAGCACAACAGCAAACGGACGTGATGCTCTCGCCAAGGCAATTATGGCTGAGGACTTCATCGGCAAAATTGTCCCCCTGGTCGAGATGGCTGAGGACCTCGAGAGTCTTCAAGACCTGCACCGGCTTTGCAACATCATGAAAACAGTCATTCTTCTCAACGACACCTCAATTATAGAGCATGCGGTGTCGGACGAATGTGTTTTAGGTGTTGTTGGTGCTCTGGAATACGACCCTGACTTTCCTAGTCACAAGGCTAATCATCGACACTGGCTGGGCAATCAAGGTCGATACAAAGAAGTTGTCCCTATCGAGGAGGAGCAAATCCGCAGGAAGATTCACCAAACATACCGTCTACAGTACCTAAAGGATGTTGTTCTGGCTAGAATACTCGACGATCCTACTTTTTCGGTTCTCAATTCTCTTATCTTTTTTAACCAAGTCGACATTGTTCAACACCTGCAAGCGAACGCCGCTTTTCTTAATGAGTTGTTTGGCATCTTCAGACCCACGAACAGCGatcagaagagaaagaaggaagcgGTGCTCTTCATCCAGCAATGTTGTGCTATTGCCAAGAATATCCAACCACCGGCGCGTCAGACGTTATACAACAACTTCATCGCTCACGGACTCCTTTCTGTCATCCACTTCGGGCTCAGACATCATGACGTGGGAGTTAGAGTTGGGGCAACTGACATCCTGATCTCTATCATCGACCACGATCCCCAAATGATTCGTCAGACTTTGTACCGTCAACTGCACGAGAACCAGACTCTCCTCACCGACTCTTTGATTGATCTTCTGCTGGTGGAAGTTGATCTTGGTGTCAAGTCTCAAATCTCAGAAGCACTCAGGGTCTTATTAGACCCTGGTCCTCAACAAATGCAAAATAACGAGGCCCTTGCGAAGGCTAATGGCGAGTTTATGGGAAGACAGAGACCTCAAGTCGCCCTTGACCCTCAGCAAGAGACTTTCCTCAACAAATTCTACGACAAGTCGGCTCCAAGGCTATTCAAGCCCCTCATGGACTTGGAGAAGCGAACGGACATGAACTTTACTGTGCAGCAGGCATCGATGTTTACGTATCTGATTGAGATCCAAACATTCTTTATTCGCTGTCACTATTTACGCGTCAAGTTACATGTCATGTCTCACGATATCGTTAAGCGCATTGCTCAGCTTCTCACATGCCCTGAGAAATTTTTGAGATTAGGTACGAAATACTGACCCGATATGTTCGACTTTGCTAACTTTCCATAGTTGCTATTCGTTTCTTCCGGTCATTGATCGGAATGCAAGATGAGTTTTACATCAAGCATCTCATGGAGAAGCAGGTCTTGGGACCAATTCTTGAAGTTCTTATCGAGACCGTGCCCCGAGACAACCTCTTGGGCTCAGCATCACTGGAATTTTTCGAGTTCATCAAGAAAGAGAACATCAAAGATCTGATCAAACATCTCGTGGTCAACTATAGAGAACAGCTTAGAGCATTGAGCTACATGTCGACATTTCGGGAGATCCTTCTTAGATATGACCAAACTCAGGGTTACACGTCTAACGTCGACTATTTCCTGGAAGCTGAAGACGAGATGGGTAGGAGACCTCTAGCGAACACAAGGATGGCCGAGCAAATCACTGTTGAACAAGAGCAAGAGGAATACTGGGCAACATCTGAtcctgaagatgatgatgaccagTCAAGTAAAGAGGGAGAAAGGACACCATCCACGAATGGATCAATCACCTCGAAGCTACTAGTCGACTACGCATCCGATGAAGAGACTGACGAAAATGCCGACCCTGAAGCAACACCAGAAGCGGACAGCCAACACAGCGACGTTGCATCGGACGCTGTGCACTCGCCTATTGATTCGAGCCTTGGAGGAGGTATCCCACCACCTGAGCGACTTTCAGAGAAGCGTCGACgcgaagaggaggaagacgaggatgagatgagcaAAATGATGCAGAATAAGAgacgcagcagcagcggtTCTGTCACAGCGATCTCAGGCAACTCTCGCGGCCCACAAAGACGCAAAAGCTTCAACGTCAACTCTCCCGCTGGAGGCAAGAAGATCGCCATCAGTCTCTCTAGCGGCTTAAAAACAGGCAGCGGCCCAGGTTCCAACGAGGAGTCATAAATTCTCCTAACTTCTTTCGGCGATGGCGTACCGGTTATTGGTCTGTTTTTGGTTTATCATGAAAGGGGGTTGCAGACTTGAGGCCTCACTCCCGCACAAGTACATTTAGCAAGTATGGCTTGCTGGTTAACGGAACGGTCAGGTGGTGAGAACCGGCGTTGATGTTTGAAATATCTTTGTGGCAT
This genomic stretch from Fusarium oxysporum f. sp. lycopersici 4287 chromosome 2, whole genome shotgun sequence harbors:
- a CDS encoding dolichyl-phosphate beta-glucosyltransferase (At least one base has a quality score < 10), which translates into the protein MAIEPPAEFLKPLWAWAEATPVYILLSLFIAFIALALLGLYVILHLVAPKPRPVYASEKTYLTSHPTEGRTQPQPLPCWYDRWLAERQASEQHVRPDEAFPTPDAGNIEPAEVRLSVVFPAYNEEDRVIPTLEEAVTYLDEHFGRSKQAGPSGASPTTKRHVRNAPKEDLGGYEILIIDDGSKDKTVDVVLKFAQEHGLHDILRVVSLARNRGKGGATTHGFRHVRGEYVLFADADGASRFSDAGKLIEGCEEVVDGSYRGVAIGSRAHLVGSEAVVKRSALRNFLMRSFHLVLMILTPPATSRIRDTQCGFKLFSRASLPHIIPYMHTEGWIFDIEMLMLAESAPATPVLGHDGSVIGTSPGIKVAEVPIEWHEVGGSKLNVIQDSIKMAIGLAVLRASWMFGVYRRRLT
- a CDS encoding squalene monooxygenase (At least one base has a quality score < 10), with the translated sequence MASVLTSTESQTRRREQYHEADVVVVGAGVFGCTIAYALANQGRSVLLLERWLSEPDRIVGELLQPGGVASLQKIGLGHCLEGIDAMPCYGYTVFYHGEKVLIPYPGLDDNGNVTHAWGGHSTADKRPSGCSFHHGRFITKLRESCINHKNITVVETEVVKTLRGEVSDQILGVESRTKNKETGVKEKDYYFGQLTIIADGYDSKWRQEVLRTKPKVCSKFYALELIDCDLPEPGHGHVIIGNAFPILLYQIGTHETRALIDVPQGIPEASPENGGVRGYIRNYVLPALPTSIRPSAEKALEDGKIPRSMPNSWLPPTKQRANGAILLGDAMNMRHPLTGGGMTVAFNDVVILAEELHPSKVSDLADNKAINNALDQLYWKRKPLTGIINVLAQALYSLFAANDRQLRALQYGCFNYFKRGSTDGPVALLAGMLQRPFILAYHFFSVAFLAIWLNACTVVGCGILGIFKAPLAIIDAVLILWKACIVFLPIMYRETFQ